GTCGCGCAGGCCTTCCCGTACGCCAGCTGGCGCAAGGTCCGCGGTCTGACCCCGGACAGCGCCATCCCGGCCTCCACCATCCTGCCGCCGGCCGTCCCGGGCTACGAGAAGTTCGAGCTGCCGGGCCTGACCGGATCCGGTAAGGGCGCCGAGGACCCGGCCGTCGCGGAGGAGATCAAGGGCAAGCTGAAGGAGCTCGGCAAGGAGAACTTCGAGCTGAGCTACTACTACTCCAACGACGACAAGATCCGTCAGCAGCAGAACCAGCTGTGGACCCAGGTGTTCACCGCGGCCGGCTTCAAGGTCAAGTCGGTCGGTGTGCCGAAGGCCAAGATCCGCAGCCTGACCAACGACATGAACGCTCCGGTCAACATCGGTCAGGGCCCCGCGGGCTGGTGCTCGGACTGGCCGCAGGGAACCAGCTGGTTCCCGGTGCTGTTCCGGTCCGACGCGGTCAAGCTGAACAACAGCATCGGCATGATCCAGGACAAGGCCCTGGACGCCGAGATCGACCGGGTCGCGGCACTGACCCCGGACGAGCAGCTGAAGGAGTGGTCGAAGGTCGACCGCAAGATCCTCGAGGACTTCCTGCCCGCGATCCCGCTGTACTACAGCGCGAGCGCGTTCCCGATCGGCAAGAACCTCGGTCACGTCATCAACGACGTCACGCAGGGCATGCCCGAGTTCACCTCGATCTACCTGAAGCAGCCCTGATCCGGTTCGCCGGAACCACAGGTTCCGGTACGCCGGGACAACTAGCAGTCTGATCATCTGATGGTGGGGTGGTGACCGGACCTCGGTTCGGTCACCACCCCGATCGGTGAGGAGAAAACCCCCGTGCTCTACTTCGTGGCGCGCCGGCTGGTGAGCGCGCTCAGCGTCGTACTGGTCACGCTTATCGCGACCTTCACGCTGTTCTTCGTCGCCCCGACCGACCCGGCCGCGGCGATCTGCGGTGAGCGCAACTGCACCCAGGAGCGCTACAACGAGATCAAGGAGAACCTGCACCTCGACAGACCCAAGGTGCAGCAGTTCGCCGAGTACACGGCGGGAATCTTCGCCGGGCGGACCTTCGAGACCGCCGGTGTCGTGCAGAAGTGCAACGTGCCCTGTCTGGGCTTCTCGTTCAAGAACGACCGCCCGGTGACCCAGATGCTGAAGGAGCGCATCCCGGTCACGGTGTCGCTGGTCGCCGGCTACGCCATCCTGGTGCTGACCATCGGTGTGTTCGTCGGCTCGATGGCCGCCAAACGACGCGGCAGCGTGGGCGACCGGGTGCTGATGACCAGCACGCTGGTGCTCAGCTCGGTGCCGTTCTACATCGTGGCGCTGATGGTCTCGCTCTACCTGACGATCCTCTACCCGATCCTGCCGCGCGGTGGCTACACGCCACTGACGGACAATCCGGCCAAGTGGTTCCTCGGCTTCCTGACGCCCTGGCTGGTGATCGGGGTCTACAACTGCACGCAGTACGCGCGCTACTCGCGGGGCTCGATGGTCGAGACGCTGAGCGAGGACTTCATCCGGACCGCGCGGGCCAAGGGTCTGTCGGACCGGAAGGTGACCTACAAGCACGCGCTGCGCTCGGGCCTCATCCCCGTGATCACGATCTTCGGTCTGGACATCGCCGGCAGCCTGGCCGGCGCGATCTTCACCGAGCGCATCTTCGACCTTCCCGGCCTGGGCAACCTGGTGCTGGAGAGCCTGCAGACCTACGACCTGCCGGTGATCATGGGCACCGTACTGATCGCGTCGGTGATCCTGGTCGCGATGAACTTCCTGGTCGACGTCGCCTACAGCATCGTCGACCCGCGGGTGAGGCTGTCATGAGCACACCCACCAACGAGCCCGGGAAGGACAGTAACCCGATGAGCGAGCACGCAGCCGACGCCGGCCGCGGACCGTCGATCGCGACCCGCGAGCGCCGGGCCGGATCGCTCAGCCCGAGCGGCGAGACGCCGTACCTCGAGGTCACCGATCTGACGGTCAAGTTCCCGACCGCCGACGGCCTGGTCAGCGCGGTGAACGGCCTGTCGTACGCCGTACCGCTGGGCCGGACGCTGGCGATCGTCGGCGAGTCCGGGTCGGGCAAGTCGGTCTCCAGCATGGCCGTGATGGGCCTGCACGACCGCAAGCGGACCCGGATCACCGGCTCGATCAAGCTCGGCGGCGACGAGATCGTCGGCCTGCCCGAGAGCGACCTGATGAAGGTCCGCGGCGACGCCGTCTCGATGGTGTTCCAGGACCCGCAGTCGTCGCTGCACCCGCTCTACACGGTCGGCAACCAGATCTCCGAGGCGTACCTGGTGCACCACAAGGTGTCCAAGGACGTCGCCAAGAAGCGCGCCCTGGAGATGCTCGACCTGGTCGGCATCCCGAACCCGGTCCGCCGGTTCAAGCAGTACCCGCACGAGTTCTCCGGCGGTATGCGGCAGCGCGCGATGATCGCGATGGGCTTGGTCAACGACCCGAAGCTGGTGATCGCCGACGAGCCGACCACCGCGCTCGACGTCACCGTCCAGGCGCAGATCCTGGACCTGCTGAACAACCTGCAGAAGGAGTTCGGCTCGGCGATCGTGCTGATCACGCACGACCTCGGCGTGGTGGCCGAGATGGCCGACGACGTCCTGGTCATGTACGCCGGCCGCTGCGTCGAGTACGGCACCGCCGCCGACGTCCTGGCCCAGCCGCGGATGCCCTACACCTGGGGCCTGCTGGAGTCGATCCCGACGGTGTCGGCGGCCAGCGAGCGGCTGCGCCCGATCAAGGGTCTGCCGCCGAGCCTGCTGAACCTGCCCAGTGGCTGCTCGTTCAACCCCCGCTGCCCCTACAAGGAGCGGGTCAAGGGCGAGCGCTGCACCACCGACCTGCCCGAGCTGCTGCCGGTCGACGGCGCCGGTGCCCACACGTCCCGTTGCCACCTGCACGACAAGGCCTCGATCTACGAGGCCGAGGTCGCACCGAGACTGGGCTGAGGAGAGAGATGAGCAACCCCGTGCAGGACGCCCGACCCGCCGCGCAGGCCACGCCGCTGCTGCAGGTCCGCGACCTCAAGATGCACTTCCCGATCAAGGAGGCCGCCGGTCTCGGCCGGACCCGCAAGGTGGTCCAGGCCGTCGACGGCGTCAGCTTCGACCTGGCCCCCGGCGGCAGCCTCGGCCTGGTCGGCGAGTCCGGCTGCGGCAAGTCGACCACCGGCCGGATGATCACCCGGCTGCTGACCCCGACGGCCGGCCAGATCCTGTTCAAGGGCACCGACATCGCCCGGCTGAAGGAGAAGGACCTGCGCCCGTTCCGCCGGGAGCTGCAGATCGTCTTCCAGGACCCGTACAGCTCGCTGAACCCGCGGCAGACGGTCAGCAACATCATCAGTACGCCGTTGCGGGTGCACAACCTGGTGAAGAAGGGCAAGGAGCTCGAGCGTGTCCAGGAGCTGCTGGAGCGGGTCGGCCTGAACCCCGAGCACCACAACCGCTACCCGAACGAGTTCTCCGGCGGTCAGCGGCAGCGGATCGGCATCGCCCGGGCGCTCGCGGTCGAGCCCGAGGTGATCATCGCCGACGAGCCGGTCTCGGCGCTGGACGTGTCGATCCAGGCGCAGGTGATGAACCTGATGGAGGACCTGCGCCGCGACCTGGGCATCGCGTTCGTCTTCATCGCGCACGACCTCGGCGTGGTCCGGCACTTCTGCGACACCGTGGCCGTGATGTACCTGGGCAAGATCGTCGAGCAGGGCCCGCGGGAGCAGATCTACACCGCTCCGCAGCACCCGTACACGCAGGCGCTGCTGTCGGCCGCTCCCGACCTGGGCACCATCCGTGGTGTCCCGCCGAAGGAGCGGATCCGGCTGGTCGGGGACGTTCCGTCGCCGATCGACCCGCCGAGCGGCTGCCGGTTCCGGACCCGGTGCTGGAAGGCGGAGGACATCTGCGCCACGCAGGAGCCGCTGCTGGAGATCAAGCCGCGCTCGACGAACGGGCACACCGCTGCCTGTCACTTCGCCGAGCCGAAGGTCGACCTGACCGCCGCCACGGCCTGAGTACGCCGACCTCGGCCCCGCCCTGCTGCACGCAGGCCGGGGCCGAGTCATGTCTTCCCCGCCGTCGCCGGTCGTCAGGCCTGGGGGAGTAGCCGCGGTGTGATGACGTGCAGGTAGTTCGGCTCGCTCGTGAGCACCGCGGGCTGACGGCCGCCCGTGTACGACATGGTCAGCCGATCACCGGTGAACGAGTTGATCGCGTCCAGCAGCAGCCGGCCGGTGAACGCCACCGTCAGCGGATCACCCGAGCCGGTGATCGCAAGCGTCTCGGCACCGGACGCGTCGTCACCCGATCCGGCGTACACGCGGACCGAGCTTGCGCCGTACTCGAGCCAGATCGGTGTCATCCCGTCCGCGACGATGCTCAGCCGCTTCGCCACGTCGCGCAAGGCCGCTCGGTCGACGGTCGCGCTGATCGGGGTGTCGGCGGGGACGATCCGCCGGTACGGAAGGTACGGGCCGCTGAGCGTGCGCACCCAGGCGGACCGGTCGTTGTTGCGCAGCAGCAAGGTCTCGTCGGCCAGCGACAGCAGCACCTGCCCGCCGTCGGCGGCGAACGCGCGCGACAGGTCACCGAGCGCCTTCGCGGGCACCAGTACGTCGAACGCCGCCACCGTCTCAGTCAGGCGGACTTGAGCGATTCCCAGCCGGTACCGATCGGTGCTCGCCAGCTCCACGGTGTCGCCGGAGAAGCTGAGATTGATCCCGGCCAGCGCAGGCACCACATCGTCCCGGGCAGCAGAAACCCCCACCTGCCCCACCGCGACGGCGAACTCACCAGCATCCACCGCTGAACGGGGGGAGGGTGAGGAGGCAGCGTCGCCCCCGCCTTCGCTTCGCTCGGCTACGAGCGGTGCCTGGCTCCGCTCGGCGGTGTTCGTCGGGTAGTCGGCCACCGGTAGCAACGGCAGCGAGTAGACAGCATCTCCGCTGCGCACGACGAAGCGGTTGTCGGCGGCGGTCAGTTCCACCGGGCCGGGTGGTAGGAGTTTGGTGATCTCCGCGAGCATCCGGCCCGGGACCAAGCAGGTGCCCTCGGCATCGACCTGGCAGTCCAGCCTGACCTGAGCGGTCATCGCGTGATCGGTCCCGGCAACGGTCGTGCTGGAGCCGGCCG
The Kribbella italica DNA segment above includes these coding regions:
- a CDS encoding ABC transporter permease subunit — encoded protein: MLYFVARRLVSALSVVLVTLIATFTLFFVAPTDPAAAICGERNCTQERYNEIKENLHLDRPKVQQFAEYTAGIFAGRTFETAGVVQKCNVPCLGFSFKNDRPVTQMLKERIPVTVSLVAGYAILVLTIGVFVGSMAAKRRGSVGDRVLMTSTLVLSSVPFYIVALMVSLYLTILYPILPRGGYTPLTDNPAKWFLGFLTPWLVIGVYNCTQYARYSRGSMVETLSEDFIRTARAKGLSDRKVTYKHALRSGLIPVITIFGLDIAGSLAGAIFTERIFDLPGLGNLVLESLQTYDLPVIMGTVLIASVILVAMNFLVDVAYSIVDPRVRLS
- a CDS encoding ABC transporter ATP-binding protein is translated as MSEHAADAGRGPSIATRERRAGSLSPSGETPYLEVTDLTVKFPTADGLVSAVNGLSYAVPLGRTLAIVGESGSGKSVSSMAVMGLHDRKRTRITGSIKLGGDEIVGLPESDLMKVRGDAVSMVFQDPQSSLHPLYTVGNQISEAYLVHHKVSKDVAKKRALEMLDLVGIPNPVRRFKQYPHEFSGGMRQRAMIAMGLVNDPKLVIADEPTTALDVTVQAQILDLLNNLQKEFGSAIVLITHDLGVVAEMADDVLVMYAGRCVEYGTAADVLAQPRMPYTWGLLESIPTVSAASERLRPIKGLPPSLLNLPSGCSFNPRCPYKERVKGERCTTDLPELLPVDGAGAHTSRCHLHDKASIYEAEVAPRLG
- a CDS encoding ABC transporter ATP-binding protein; this encodes MSNPVQDARPAAQATPLLQVRDLKMHFPIKEAAGLGRTRKVVQAVDGVSFDLAPGGSLGLVGESGCGKSTTGRMITRLLTPTAGQILFKGTDIARLKEKDLRPFRRELQIVFQDPYSSLNPRQTVSNIISTPLRVHNLVKKGKELERVQELLERVGLNPEHHNRYPNEFSGGQRQRIGIARALAVEPEVIIADEPVSALDVSIQAQVMNLMEDLRRDLGIAFVFIAHDLGVVRHFCDTVAVMYLGKIVEQGPREQIYTAPQHPYTQALLSAAPDLGTIRGVPPKERIRLVGDVPSPIDPPSGCRFRTRCWKAEDICATQEPLLEIKPRSTNGHTAACHFAEPKVDLTAATA
- the dnaN gene encoding DNA polymerase III subunit beta; amino-acid sequence: MKLVADQQELAARVGWVAGGLPHRTSTPVLLGLLFTAGSSTTVAGTDHAMTAQVRLDCQVDAEGTCLVPGRMLAEITKLLPPGPVELTAADNRFVVRSGDAVYSLPLLPVADYPTNTAERSQAPLVAERSEGGGDAASSPSPRSAVDAGEFAVAVGQVGVSAARDDVVPALAGINLSFSGDTVELASTDRYRLGIAQVRLTETVAAFDVLVPAKALGDLSRAFAADGGQVLLSLADETLLLRNNDRSAWVRTLSGPYLPYRRIVPADTPISATVDRAALRDVAKRLSIVADGMTPIWLEYGASSVRVYAGSGDDASGAETLAITGSGDPLTVAFTGRLLLDAINSFTGDRLTMSYTGGRQPAVLTSEPNYLHVITPRLLPQA